The following are encoded in a window of Acropora muricata isolate sample 2 unplaced genomic scaffold, ASM3666990v1 scaffold_755, whole genome shotgun sequence genomic DNA:
- the LOC136908017 gene encoding uncharacterized protein yields MRVNHGEIDHQFDPWHLAKSVSKKLAKASKKSGCNDLAPWIPSIVNHLWWSAESCNRDPDVLREKWLSVIHHVTNRHEWPGNRYFHKCQHERLSPEQQRKKKWLKPGSASHTALVNIAKDNRLLKDLEHLVQFVHTTALEVYHSLYLKYLPKLTHFTHDVMKVGTMLAALDHNFNVNRPQAVIQTGESQGEPRFKISWSKVSKRFGAEPVLEQKNYEYLEDMLQAALQLAASGTKATPRIKNRNSIMTPEQRPSRQEIIDTRKRLSRFK; encoded by the exons ATGAGGGTGAATCATGGGGAAATTGATCACCAGTTTGATCCCTGGCATCTTGCAAAGTCTGTGAGCAAGAAGTTGGCTAAAGCATCCAAGAAATCTGGCTGTAATGACCTGGCACCATGGATCCCTTCCATAGTGAATCACCTATGGTGGTCTGCAGAAAGTTGCAATAGAGATCCTGATGTTCTTCGTGAGAAATGGTTGTCGGTCATTCACCATGTCACCAATCGACATGAATGGCCAGGCAACAGATATTTCCACAAATGTCAACATGAAAGATTGTCACCTGAGCagcaaaggaaaaagaagtgGCTCAAGCCAGGAAGTGCTTCACATACTGCACTTGTCAACATTGCAAAAGACAATAGGCTGCTCAAGGACCTTGAACATCTGGTACAATTTGTTCACACAACTGCCCTGGAAGTATACCACTCCTTGTACCTGAAGTACCTGCCAAAACTTACGCACTTTACCCATGATGTCATGAAGGTTGGGACTATGCTTGCTGCCCTTGATCACAACTTTAATGTTAACAGGCCTCAG GCCGTTATCCAAACTGGAGAGTCTCAGGGGGAGCCAAGATTTAAGATCTCTTGGAGCAAAGTTTCAAAACGATTTGGGGCAGAGCCAGTATTAGAGCAGAAAAACTATGAGTACTTGGAAGATATGCTTCAAGCAGCACTACAGTTGGCAGCATCAGGGACCAAGGCTACACCTCGGATCAAAAATCGGAACAGCATTATGACCCCTGAACAACGACCAAGTAGACAAGAAATCATTGACACCAGAAAAAGACTGTCTCGATTTAAATAA
- the LOC136908015 gene encoding P2X purinoceptor 7-like: MSKILPYQLEPEYCSSEEDNAEVFSESEEEENDYSAISSRESRRTDSSWCSCGRCVVMDKEIECICCQEIAFLSRVVEDLPCVTEHSSFHAVCLNRDVLWTALVSLHDRESAGLPDRQQVSNRSFRYAAYRQFTWWVHGHLGRKIRRVIPSCAVKKIRNAFPADSNVYTGYLEGDDDDSAHDSELEQAWRDFLNI; the protein is encoded by the exons ATGTCGAAAATATTACCTTACCAGTTAGAGCCCGAGTACTGTTCCAGCGAAGAGGACAACGCAGAAGTTTTCAGCGAATCAGAGGAGGAAGAAAATGATTATTCAGCTATTTCAAGTAGGGAAAGCCGCCGAACAGACTCTTCTTGGTGTTCATGCGGGCGCTGTGTGGTCATGGATAAAGAAATCGAGTGTATTTGTTGCCAAGAGATCGCGTTTTTGTCGAGGGTAGTCGAAG ATTTGCCATGTGTCACCGAGCATTCAAGCTTTCATGCAGTGTGCTTGAATAGGGATGTGTTGTGGACTGCTTTGGTCAGTCTGCACGACCGAGAAAGTGCTGGCCTTCCAGACAGACAACAAGTGTCTAACAG ATCATTTCGATATGCTGCATATCGGCAGTTTACATGGTGGGTGCATGGACATTTGGGGAGAAAAATCAGACGAGTGATCCCTTCATGTGCAGTAAAGAAAATCAGAAATGCATTTCCTGCTGACAGTAATGTTTACACAGGTTATCTGGAGggagatgatgatgacagtgcaCATGACAGTGAGCTGGAACAAGCTTGGAGagatttcttaaatatttaa